From the Pseudomonas baltica genome, one window contains:
- a CDS encoding IclR family transcriptional regulator: MDSTERNISSKETGPGGVARLFALLRCLGEVPEGGERVTQLALAVGLSQPTTHRLLRSLMDEGMVEQDARSKRYRLSLEFFALAARAGHSGNLRDLVRPSLLRLSASLGDSLFLLARSGFDAICLDRSEGPYPIRTFTGDIGGRVALGVGQGSLAILAFLPDDERETVIRYNLPRLKDFQLYDEVFLRSEIDNVRRLGYAGRNTNVLDGMAGLAVPILNRDGHAVAALSVATLTDRLGPDRLPTVVEMLKREANAIGPRINPFDPTLRRPSQVFGQPSA; encoded by the coding sequence ATGGATTCCACTGAGCGGAATATCAGCAGCAAGGAAACAGGTCCCGGCGGCGTTGCGCGACTGTTCGCGCTGTTGCGCTGCCTGGGCGAGGTGCCAGAAGGCGGCGAACGGGTGACGCAACTGGCCTTGGCTGTGGGGCTGTCGCAGCCGACCACCCACCGCTTGTTGCGCAGCCTGATGGACGAGGGCATGGTCGAGCAGGATGCGCGCAGCAAGCGTTATCGCTTGAGCCTGGAGTTCTTCGCCCTGGCCGCGCGCGCGGGCCACAGCGGCAACCTGCGCGACCTGGTGCGGCCCAGCCTGTTGCGGCTGTCGGCGTCTTTGGGCGACTCGTTGTTCTTGCTGGCGCGCAGCGGCTTCGATGCCATCTGCCTGGACCGCAGCGAAGGCCCGTACCCGATCCGCACCTTCACCGGCGACATCGGTGGGCGCGTGGCCCTGGGTGTAGGGCAGGGCAGCCTGGCGATTCTGGCGTTTCTGCCCGATGACGAGCGCGAGACGGTGATTCGCTACAACCTGCCGCGGCTCAAGGATTTCCAGCTATACGACGAAGTGTTCCTGCGCTCGGAAATCGACAACGTCAGGCGCCTGGGCTATGCCGGGCGCAACACCAACGTGCTGGATGGCATGGCTGGCCTGGCAGTGCCGATTCTGAACCGCGATGGCCATGCGGTGGCGGCCCTGAGCGTCGCGACCCTGACCGATCGACTGGGCCCCGATCGCCTGCCGACGGTGGTGGAGATGCTCAAGCGCGAAGCCAACGCCATCGGCCCGCGCATCAACCCGTTCGACCCGACCTTGCGCCGGCCTTCTCAGGTGTTTGGGCAACCGTCGGCCTGA
- a CDS encoding ABC transporter ATP-binding protein, with amino-acid sequence MAFLQLQGLCKRYGAIDAVVATDLSVAKGEFVSLLGPSGCGKTTTLQMIAGFVEVSAGKIVLDGRDITHAKPSSRGLGVVFQSYALFPHMSVRDNVAFGLRMRKVAGAEIDTRVTRVLELVRLQAHAERYPRELSGGQRQRVALARALVIEPPVLLLDEPLSNLDANLREEMQFEIRRIQCEVGITTLMVTHDQSEALSISDRVVVMQAGRVTQIDEPYTLYEHPRTRFISDFVGKANLLPGHTDADGRVQVLSTQGTGDLLLSLRPEKIDLLPAGSGRLPGRIVVRYFLGSQWLYRLSTALGEVTVVRRNDGSAPLAEGTEVGLDWPDELLRALAQDEVSA; translated from the coding sequence ATGGCTTTTCTCCAACTTCAAGGTTTATGCAAACGCTACGGCGCGATCGATGCAGTGGTCGCCACCGACCTGAGCGTTGCCAAAGGCGAGTTCGTCTCCTTGCTTGGCCCCTCGGGGTGCGGCAAGACCACCACCCTGCAGATGATTGCCGGCTTCGTCGAGGTCAGCGCCGGGAAGATCGTGCTCGACGGCCGCGACATCACCCACGCCAAACCCAGCAGCCGCGGCCTGGGCGTGGTATTCCAGAGTTACGCGCTGTTCCCGCACATGAGCGTGCGTGACAACGTCGCCTTCGGACTGCGCATGCGCAAGGTCGCCGGCGCCGAGATCGACACCCGTGTCACTCGCGTACTGGAGCTGGTGCGTCTGCAGGCCCATGCCGAGCGTTACCCTCGTGAACTCTCCGGCGGCCAGCGCCAGCGCGTGGCTCTGGCCCGGGCGCTGGTGATCGAACCGCCGGTGCTGCTGCTCGACGAGCCGCTGTCGAATCTGGATGCCAACCTGCGTGAAGAAATGCAGTTCGAGATCCGCCGCATCCAGTGCGAGGTCGGCATCACCACCTTGATGGTCACCCACGATCAGTCCGAAGCGCTGTCCATCAGCGACCGCGTGGTAGTCATGCAGGCCGGCCGGGTGACGCAGATCGACGAGCCGTACACACTCTATGAGCATCCGCGCACGCGGTTCATTTCCGACTTCGTCGGCAAGGCCAACCTGCTGCCCGGCCACACCGACGCCGACGGCCGCGTGCAAGTGCTGAGCACTCAGGGCACCGGCGATCTGCTGTTGAGCCTGCGCCCGGAAAAAATCGATCTGCTGCCCGCGGGCAGTGGCCGCCTGCCGGGGCGCATTGTGGTGCGCTATTTTCTCGGCAGCCAGTGGTTGTATCGCCTGAGCACAGCCTTGGGCGAGGTCACTGTAGTGCGGCGCAACGACGG